A stretch of the Clavibacter sp. B3I6 genome encodes the following:
- a CDS encoding SDR family oxidoreductase: protein MSVDGRVVVVAGASSAAGRAVCSELTAAGARVVAVGTDAGRLEAVDASRREVCDLADHAAVVELAARIRADLGGVDGLIHLVGGWRGGNGLAGQTDDDWDFLHERLVTTLRNTTRAFDADLQASEAGRLAIVSSTAVQRPYPGGANYSTAKVAAETWVRAVDRGFSKAGSPARTTIFVVKALGGLERALGRRVVELWTAVPPERDLIEG, encoded by the coding sequence GTGAGCGTCGACGGCCGTGTGGTCGTGGTCGCGGGCGCCTCGAGCGCCGCGGGCCGCGCCGTGTGCTCCGAGCTGACGGCGGCCGGCGCGCGCGTCGTCGCGGTCGGCACGGACGCGGGGCGGCTCGAGGCCGTCGACGCGTCCCGCCGCGAGGTGTGCGACCTCGCCGACCACGCGGCCGTCGTCGAGCTGGCCGCCCGGATCCGCGCCGACCTCGGCGGCGTCGACGGCCTCATCCACCTGGTCGGCGGCTGGCGCGGCGGCAACGGCCTCGCCGGTCAGACGGACGATGACTGGGACTTCCTGCACGAGCGGCTCGTCACCACGCTCCGCAACACCACGCGCGCCTTCGACGCCGACCTGCAGGCGTCGGAGGCGGGCCGCCTCGCCATCGTCTCCTCCACGGCCGTGCAGCGCCCCTACCCGGGCGGCGCGAACTACTCGACCGCGAAGGTCGCCGCCGAGACGTGGGTGCGCGCGGTCGACCGGGGCTTCTCCAAGGCCGGCTCCCCCGCCCGCACGACGATCTTCGTGGTGAAGGCGCTCGGCGGCCTCGAGAGGGCGCTCGGCCGCCGGGTCGTCGAGCTGTGGACGGCCGTGCCGCCGGAGCGCGACCTCATCGAGGGCTGA
- a CDS encoding DUF418 domain-containing protein: MTENPAPPPAPVAPPTPAAPATPAAPAARIDALDVIRGVALCGILLVNIGPLVHFGYETDHLPANLGDASGWLQLLVQQRFFPIFSLLFGIGFSLFLASAARRHPRPRLLLLRRLLVLLPLGILHQLVHPGEALLFYAVCGLLILLPSSSLPRGVVAGLAAVLIPAALVVTGGGIPLIPGLFLLGSALVRYGVVARFPTAVRGPAILFALFAAASAVSIAWQLQDLPASGFSTSSAVAGAALAGAYVTGLLLLLRTPVAPALRAVFAPLGRTALSGYVLATPVMIAIGALLDLPHSGSWGLLLGAAVVVLAGQWILTVLWLRAFRQGPLEWLWRCATWGRWLPLRRERGGSVAQPTVVVAAADR, from the coding sequence ATGACCGAGAACCCCGCTCCGCCGCCCGCGCCCGTCGCGCCGCCCACCCCCGCCGCGCCTGCCACCCCCGCCGCGCCTGCCGCCCGCATCGACGCCCTCGACGTGATCCGGGGCGTCGCGCTGTGCGGCATCCTCCTCGTCAACATCGGGCCGCTCGTGCACTTCGGCTACGAGACGGACCACCTGCCCGCGAACCTCGGCGACGCGAGCGGCTGGCTCCAGCTCCTCGTGCAGCAGCGCTTCTTCCCGATCTTCTCGCTGCTGTTCGGGATCGGCTTCTCGCTGTTCCTCGCCTCGGCCGCCCGCCGCCACCCGCGACCGCGCCTGCTGCTCCTCCGCCGGCTCCTCGTGCTGCTGCCCCTCGGGATCCTGCACCAGCTGGTGCACCCCGGCGAGGCGCTCCTCTTCTACGCGGTCTGCGGCCTCCTGATCCTGCTGCCGTCGTCGTCCCTGCCGCGCGGGGTGGTGGCCGGGCTCGCCGCGGTGCTGATCCCCGCGGCGCTGGTGGTCACGGGCGGCGGCATCCCGCTCATCCCCGGCCTCTTCCTCCTCGGCTCGGCGCTCGTGCGGTACGGCGTGGTGGCGCGCTTCCCGACCGCGGTGCGCGGCCCGGCGATCCTGTTCGCGCTCTTCGCCGCCGCGAGCGCCGTCTCGATCGCGTGGCAGCTGCAGGACCTCCCCGCGTCCGGCTTCAGCACCTCGTCCGCCGTCGCGGGCGCCGCGCTCGCGGGCGCCTACGTGACCGGTCTGCTCCTCCTCCTGCGCACACCCGTGGCCCCCGCCCTCCGCGCCGTCTTCGCGCCGCTCGGACGCACGGCGCTCTCCGGGTACGTGCTCGCCACCCCCGTCATGATCGCGATCGGCGCCCTCCTCGACCTGCCGCACAGCGGCTCGTGGGGCCTCCTGCTCGGCGCGGCCGTCGTCGTCCTCGCGGGGCAGTGGATCCTCACGGTCCTCTGGCTGCGCGCCTTCCGCCAGGGTCCGCTCGAGTGGCTGTGGCGCTGCGCGACCTGGGGCCGGTGGCTGCCGCTGCGGCGTGAGCGCGGCGGATCCGTCGCGCAGCCGACCGTCGTGGTTGCCGCCGCCGACCGCTGA
- a CDS encoding response regulator transcription factor, translated as MTIRVVIADDQAMVRAGFRMILDAQDGIEVVAEAADGVEALDAVRRLRPDVALLDIRMPRMDGLAVARALADDAVQVVVVTTFDLDEYVHQALQHGAAGFLLKTAGPALLVEAVRAAAGGESLISPSVTVRLLAELAAAGGSGATRQEDARQAATRLTARELDVARLVARGATNAEIAQELFLSLGTVKAHLAGIQARLDARNRVEIAAWMWARGLMADRP; from the coding sequence ATGACGATCCGGGTGGTGATCGCCGACGACCAGGCGATGGTGCGCGCGGGCTTCCGCATGATCCTCGACGCGCAGGACGGCATCGAGGTCGTCGCGGAGGCGGCCGACGGGGTGGAGGCGCTCGACGCCGTGCGCCGGCTCCGGCCCGACGTGGCGCTCCTCGACATCCGGATGCCGCGGATGGACGGGCTCGCCGTGGCCCGGGCGCTCGCCGACGACGCCGTGCAGGTCGTCGTCGTGACGACCTTCGACCTCGACGAGTACGTGCACCAGGCGCTGCAGCACGGCGCCGCCGGGTTCCTGCTGAAGACCGCGGGGCCTGCCCTCCTCGTGGAGGCGGTGCGCGCGGCCGCGGGCGGGGAGTCGCTCATCAGCCCGTCGGTCACGGTCCGGCTGCTGGCCGAGCTGGCGGCCGCGGGCGGATCCGGCGCGACCCGGCAGGAGGACGCCCGGCAGGCCGCGACCCGGCTCACGGCCCGCGAGCTCGACGTGGCGCGCCTCGTCGCGCGCGGGGCGACCAACGCGGAGATCGCGCAGGAGCTGTTCCTGTCGCTCGGCACCGTGAAGGCGCACCTCGCCGGGATCCAGGCACGGCTCGACGCGCGGAACCGCGTCGAGATCGCGGCGTGGATGTGGGCGCGCGGGCTCATGGCCGATCGGCCGTGA
- a CDS encoding sensor histidine kinase: MPRTGGSAGRARRPGSVRGRAVPLADAAGLAVLAVLAAFDLLVVHFRWPALAFAAVAVLAVLAHRHRVPAWITVAASLLLTAVLAVIRPDSMGSFGLVELAALLILLITVVREADGPRRARSVAAVAAAVLALPARVPSPDAVVYVIVLALAVVSCIAVGGSLRTGDRAAEARVEVARRGEREAIARELHDVVAHHVTGIVVVAQAARATSPLDVERAARMLADIEGAGERALEAMQQLVGVLRADGGGSAPVAPVAALADLPALVERFRAAVPAAVDARLPEAADPAARAVADEVQASVYRIVQEGLTNVRRHAPAARTVVVDVALADGRVRVEVRDDGGAGDRDLDGGFGVIGMAERARALGGTLHAGPDGAGWSVRADLPAGRP, from the coding sequence ATGCCGAGGACAGGGGGGAGCGCCGGCCGCGCCCGTCGTCCCGGATCCGTCCGCGGCCGTGCCGTCCCGCTCGCGGACGCCGCCGGCCTCGCGGTCCTCGCGGTCCTCGCCGCGTTCGACCTGCTCGTGGTCCACTTCCGCTGGCCGGCGCTCGCGTTCGCCGCCGTGGCCGTGCTCGCGGTCCTCGCGCACCGGCACCGCGTGCCCGCGTGGATCACCGTCGCCGCGTCCCTGCTCCTCACCGCGGTCCTCGCCGTGATCCGGCCGGACAGCATGGGCTCGTTCGGCCTCGTGGAGCTGGCCGCGCTCCTGATCCTCCTCATCACCGTCGTCCGCGAGGCCGACGGCCCTCGCCGCGCGCGGTCGGTCGCCGCGGTGGCGGCGGCGGTCCTCGCGCTCCCCGCGCGGGTGCCGAGCCCGGACGCCGTCGTCTACGTGATCGTCCTCGCGCTCGCCGTCGTCAGCTGCATCGCGGTCGGCGGATCCCTGCGCACCGGCGACCGGGCGGCCGAGGCCCGCGTCGAGGTCGCCCGCCGCGGCGAGCGCGAGGCCATCGCCCGCGAGCTGCACGATGTGGTCGCGCACCACGTCACCGGGATCGTGGTGGTGGCGCAGGCCGCGCGCGCGACGTCCCCGCTCGACGTGGAGCGGGCCGCGCGCATGCTCGCGGACATCGAGGGCGCGGGCGAGCGTGCCCTCGAGGCCATGCAGCAGCTGGTGGGGGTGCTGCGGGCGGACGGCGGCGGATCCGCGCCGGTCGCGCCCGTCGCCGCGCTCGCCGACCTGCCCGCGCTGGTCGAGCGGTTCCGCGCCGCCGTGCCCGCGGCGGTGGACGCGCGCCTGCCCGAGGCCGCGGATCCGGCTGCCCGCGCCGTGGCCGACGAGGTGCAGGCGAGCGTCTACCGGATCGTGCAGGAGGGCCTGACGAACGTGCGCCGGCACGCTCCGGCCGCGCGGACCGTCGTGGTCGACGTGGCGCTCGCCGACGGCCGGGTGCGTGTGGAGGTCCGCGACGACGGCGGCGCCGGCGACCGCGATCTCGACGGCGGTTTCGGCGTGATCGGGATGGCCGAGCGGGCGCGCGCCCTCGGCGGCACGCTGCACGCGGGCCCGGACGGCGCGGGCTGGTCCGTGCGCGCGGACCTCCCGGCGGGGCGGCCATGA
- a CDS encoding zeta toxin family protein: protein MTDAVLLTGTVGAGKTTTMHALGALLGERGRRHALVDADAIRLLHPAPPADPFQQALELANLRDMSRNYRSAGAEVIVVAAVVEHADDVPRYADALGARDLLLVRLTVDADAVEARLRSRHAEDPSGLAWHRARAPQLAAVLAGADLGGVTVDTTSRTAAEVAALIADRAGW from the coding sequence ATGACCGACGCCGTGCTCCTCACCGGCACGGTCGGCGCGGGCAAGACGACCACGATGCACGCGCTCGGCGCGCTCCTCGGTGAGCGCGGCAGGCGCCATGCCCTCGTCGACGCGGACGCGATCCGCCTCCTGCACCCGGCACCGCCCGCCGACCCGTTCCAGCAGGCGCTCGAGCTCGCGAACCTCCGCGACATGTCCCGCAACTACCGGTCGGCGGGCGCCGAGGTGATCGTCGTCGCCGCCGTCGTGGAGCACGCCGACGACGTCCCGCGCTACGCCGACGCCCTCGGCGCCCGCGACCTGCTGCTCGTGCGGCTCACCGTCGACGCCGACGCCGTGGAGGCCCGCCTCCGCTCCCGCCACGCCGAAGATCCCTCGGGCCTCGCCTGGCACCGGGCCCGCGCACCGCAGCTCGCGGCCGTCCTCGCGGGCGCCGACCTCGGCGGCGTGACGGTCGACACCACGTCGCGCACGGCGGCGGAGGTCGCGGCGCTCATCGCCGACCGCGCCGGATGGTGA
- a CDS encoding DUF1905 domain-containing protein, which translates to MHDDLPLDFTAPLWVWEARREFMTLVTVPVELGGMLRELGEAGRRGFGSVPVRVRVGTTTWRTSVFPQGDGTWVLPIKRAVRDAQGLEVGGDVHVDLEPLV; encoded by the coding sequence ATGCACGACGACCTCCCGCTCGACTTCACCGCGCCGCTCTGGGTCTGGGAGGCGCGACGCGAGTTCATGACGCTGGTGACCGTGCCCGTGGAGCTCGGCGGCATGCTGCGCGAGCTCGGCGAGGCCGGCCGGCGCGGCTTCGGATCCGTGCCCGTGCGCGTCCGCGTCGGCACCACGACCTGGCGCACCTCCGTCTTCCCGCAGGGGGACGGGACCTGGGTCCTGCCGATCAAGCGCGCGGTGCGCGACGCGCAGGGGCTCGAGGTCGGCGGTGACGTGCACGTCGACCTCGAGCCCCTCGTCTGA
- a CDS encoding VOC family protein, whose translation MVDSVATVWLPVQDMERAVAFYRDTLELTVRSQSEDWSEIDADGLMIGLNAREETGGSKGGGAVISFTPEGSIEDELERLRGRGAEITGEVSDHEWGRILPFQDSEGNDLQLYTPPVGA comes from the coding sequence ATGGTCGATTCGGTGGCGACGGTCTGGCTGCCCGTGCAGGACATGGAGCGCGCTGTCGCGTTCTACCGCGACACCCTCGAGCTCACGGTGCGGAGCCAGAGCGAGGACTGGAGCGAGATCGACGCGGACGGCCTGATGATCGGGCTGAACGCGCGCGAGGAGACGGGCGGCTCGAAGGGGGGCGGAGCGGTCATCTCGTTCACGCCCGAGGGGTCCATCGAGGACGAGCTCGAGCGGCTCCGCGGGCGCGGCGCCGAGATCACGGGCGAGGTCAGCGACCACGAGTGGGGCCGGATCCTGCCGTTCCAGGACAGCGAGGGCAACGACCTGCAGCTGTACACGCCGCCCGTCGGCGCCTGA
- a CDS encoding MDR family MFS transporter: MSQHHPAAASPAKAPRRTVSPDGSMSKRQVLESLSGLLLGMFVSILAGTVVSTSLPIIISDLKGDQSGYTWVVTATLLATTVSTPLWGKFADLFNRKLLIQLALAIFVLGSALAGFSQNTETLIAFRVLQGLGAGGLAALSQIIMADIISPRDRGRYAGLFGAVMAVGTVGGPLLGGVVTDAFGWRWNFFIALPIAIIAIILLQVTLHLPSHPKRTVHVDYLGAVFIASGVSLLLIWVSQAGNAFEWASATSYLMAAGAVVLLIAAVVTELRVSEPIIPLTMFRNRTFTLAVLASLAVGISLFGTSVFLAQYMQLSRGATPTQSGLLTIPLMAGLLIASTVFGSLISRRGKWKAIMIAGAVLVVAGTALLSTLRYDTDFVLVGIYMFVLGAGLGMLMQNLVLVVQNSIEVKNLGVATSAVTFFRSLGGTVGVSVLGSILGTIIASEITAGIRALAPADQAIAAQALGSGVIPQVSQLTPAVRTVVESAYGIGIGDVFLYSVPLAIVSLLAVIFLPNAQLGSKNAVQLKSDTAAQADGQDVRRTDAEDALIGASAGAVALTPAGEANPTGSIRLPESEDAGADSRR, from the coding sequence ATGTCCCAGCACCACCCGGCCGCCGCGTCACCCGCGAAGGCCCCCCGCCGCACCGTCTCCCCCGACGGATCCATGTCGAAGCGCCAGGTCCTCGAGTCCCTCTCGGGCCTCCTCCTCGGCATGTTCGTCTCGATCCTCGCCGGCACCGTCGTCTCGACGTCGCTGCCGATCATCATCAGCGACCTCAAGGGCGACCAGTCCGGCTACACCTGGGTCGTCACCGCGACGCTCCTCGCCACCACCGTGAGCACGCCGCTCTGGGGCAAGTTCGCCGACCTCTTCAACCGCAAGCTGCTCATCCAGCTCGCGCTCGCGATCTTCGTGCTGGGCTCCGCGCTCGCCGGCTTCTCGCAGAACACCGAGACGCTCATCGCCTTCCGCGTGCTCCAGGGCCTCGGCGCCGGCGGACTCGCCGCGCTGAGCCAGATCATCATGGCCGACATCATCAGCCCGCGTGACCGAGGCCGGTACGCCGGCCTCTTCGGCGCCGTCATGGCCGTCGGCACCGTCGGCGGCCCGCTCCTCGGCGGCGTCGTGACGGACGCGTTCGGCTGGCGCTGGAACTTCTTCATCGCGCTGCCGATCGCCATCATCGCGATCATCCTGCTGCAGGTCACCCTCCACCTGCCGTCGCACCCGAAGCGCACGGTGCACGTCGACTACCTCGGCGCGGTCTTCATCGCCTCGGGAGTCTCACTCCTGCTCATCTGGGTCTCGCAGGCCGGCAACGCGTTCGAGTGGGCCTCGGCCACCTCGTACCTCATGGCCGCCGGCGCCGTCGTGCTGCTGATCGCCGCGGTGGTCACCGAGCTCCGCGTCTCCGAGCCGATCATCCCGCTCACCATGTTCCGCAACCGCACCTTCACGCTCGCGGTGCTCGCGAGCCTCGCGGTCGGCATCTCGCTGTTCGGCACCTCGGTCTTCCTCGCCCAGTACATGCAGCTGTCGCGCGGCGCCACGCCGACGCAGTCCGGCCTCCTCACGATCCCGCTGATGGCGGGCCTCCTCATCGCGTCCACCGTCTTCGGCAGCCTCATCAGCCGTCGCGGCAAGTGGAAGGCGATCATGATCGCGGGCGCCGTCCTCGTCGTCGCCGGCACGGCCCTGCTCTCCACGCTCCGCTACGACACCGACTTCGTGCTGGTCGGCATCTACATGTTCGTGCTCGGCGCGGGCCTCGGCATGCTGATGCAGAACCTCGTCCTCGTCGTGCAGAACTCCATCGAGGTGAAGAACCTCGGCGTCGCCACCAGCGCCGTCACGTTCTTCCGCAGCCTCGGCGGCACCGTCGGCGTCTCCGTGCTCGGCTCGATCCTCGGCACGATCATCGCGTCGGAGATCACCGCCGGGATCCGCGCCCTCGCCCCGGCCGACCAGGCCATCGCCGCGCAGGCGCTCGGCTCGGGCGTCATCCCGCAGGTCTCGCAGCTCACCCCCGCGGTCCGGACCGTCGTCGAGAGCGCCTACGGCATCGGGATCGGCGACGTGTTCCTCTACAGCGTGCCGCTCGCGATCGTGTCCCTCCTCGCGGTGATCTTCCTGCCCAACGCGCAGCTCGGCAGCAAGAACGCCGTGCAGCTGAAGAGCGACACGGCCGCGCAGGCGGACGGCCAGGACGTGCGCCGCACGGACGCCGAGGACGCGCTCATCGGCGCCTCCGCCGGAGCCGTCGCGCTCACCCCGGCCGGCGAGGCGAACCCGACCGGCTCCATCCGGCTCCCCGAGTCCGAGGACGCCGGGGCCGACTCCCGCCGATGA
- a CDS encoding MarR family winged helix-turn-helix transcriptional regulator, whose translation MTDEDRSAGGDAAQDAAGVAPGIAAGIAEVEEQMTALAARIRATSREAAARIHPDLAPIGYKMLRVIRRCGSAHASAVADQLGVDRSVVSRQVRQLQELGLVEVGADAQDGRVRVLALTEAGRAGIEADDVQGGSRLIRGLGGWTRADLDAFAGYLARLNAGGEQGSADGPTTGPGTDSVGGSDGCVARPASAEAA comes from the coding sequence ATGACGGACGAGGACCGCTCCGCCGGGGGCGACGCCGCGCAGGACGCCGCGGGCGTCGCCCCGGGGATCGCCGCCGGCATCGCTGAGGTCGAGGAGCAGATGACCGCCCTCGCCGCGCGGATCCGGGCGACGAGCCGCGAGGCCGCCGCCCGGATCCACCCGGACCTCGCGCCCATCGGCTACAAGATGCTCCGGGTGATCCGGCGCTGCGGCAGTGCCCACGCGAGCGCCGTCGCCGACCAGCTCGGCGTCGACCGCAGCGTCGTCAGCCGCCAGGTGCGTCAGCTCCAGGAGCTGGGCCTCGTGGAGGTCGGCGCCGACGCGCAGGACGGCCGGGTGCGGGTGCTCGCCCTCACCGAGGCCGGCCGCGCGGGCATCGAGGCCGATGACGTCCAGGGCGGGAGCCGCCTCATCCGCGGACTCGGCGGCTGGACGCGCGCCGACCTCGACGCGTTCGCCGGGTACCTCGCCCGCCTCAACGCGGGCGGGGAGCAGGGCTCGGCGGACGGACCCACTACGGGCCCCGGCACCGACTCCGTCGGCGGATCCGACGGCTGCGTCGCCCGCCCGGCGTCCGCCG